Proteins encoded by one window of Streptomyces sp. NBC_01477:
- a CDS encoding GNAT family N-acetyltransferase, protein MELVDGDITLRPIRMRDQRAWREVNRRNREWLRPWEATVPPAPPGHIAQRPTYRQMVRHLRGEASAGRMLPFVIDYQGRLAGQLTVAGITWGSMCSAHVGYWVDEAVAGRGVMPTSVALAVDHCFRRVGLHRVEVCIRPENGPSRRVAEKLGFREEGLRPRYLHIDGGWRDHLVYALTAEEVPEGLLNRWHQAKPGASQK, encoded by the coding sequence ATGGAGCTGGTGGACGGTGACATCACCCTTCGCCCCATCAGAATGCGAGATCAGCGCGCGTGGCGTGAGGTCAACCGGCGCAACCGCGAGTGGCTGCGCCCCTGGGAGGCGACCGTGCCGCCCGCACCGCCCGGTCATATCGCACAGCGGCCGACATATCGACAAATGGTGCGTCATCTGCGCGGCGAGGCGAGCGCCGGCCGCATGCTGCCGTTCGTCATCGACTACCAGGGGCGGCTGGCGGGCCAGCTCACTGTCGCGGGCATTACCTGGGGGTCGATGTGCTCCGCGCACGTCGGCTACTGGGTGGACGAGGCGGTGGCAGGCCGCGGGGTGATGCCGACGTCCGTCGCACTCGCCGTCGACCATTGCTTCCGGCGTGTCGGGCTGCACCGTGTAGAGGTGTGCATTCGCCCCGAGAACGGGCCGAGTCGCCGGGTGGCGGAAAAGCTGGGCTTCCGGGAGGAAGGGCTCCGCCCGCGGTATCTCCATATCGACGGCGGATGGCGGGACCACCTGGTCTACGCGCTGACTGCGGAGGAAGTACCCGAGGGGCTCCTCAATCGCTGGCACCAGGCGAAGCCTGGCGCGTCCCAGAAATAA
- the sepX gene encoding divisome protein SepX/GlpR, with protein sequence MSSSGLIYAVIVGAWAAYLVPMWLRRQDELNEARPTERFSTAIRLLSGRAAMERRVAKARGESAEPGDDDVEDDLDPADVVDVRGLAVPATEVRPAAGRDRTTASGPARPDPRAKVLARRRRTTTMLFLAFTVGAVAAAVGGVALLWVPAVPAALLTVYIGQMRRQERRRYEVRLDQRHAAEAARRLRARPDRGRPERVRAELPAPPVQEAPPVPAAPAPSPRTADRRALVEQTDHAEWVDQQRAQQSADDGWDPVPVPLPTYVTAPVAPRTTGGVDLGAPDTWSSARSGTTPTPEPTVPPAAPTGRPRPRTARTPLFDQYADPDRPRAANE encoded by the coding sequence GTGAGCAGTAGCGGCCTCATCTATGCAGTCATCGTCGGGGCCTGGGCTGCCTATCTGGTGCCGATGTGGCTCCGTAGGCAGGACGAGCTCAACGAAGCGCGTCCGACAGAACGCTTCAGTACCGCCATCCGGCTGCTGTCCGGGCGGGCGGCGATGGAGCGGCGTGTCGCGAAAGCGCGAGGTGAGAGCGCCGAGCCCGGTGACGACGACGTCGAGGACGACCTCGACCCCGCGGATGTCGTGGACGTCCGCGGCCTTGCCGTGCCCGCGACCGAGGTGCGCCCGGCCGCCGGCCGCGACCGTACGACGGCGTCCGGCCCGGCAAGGCCGGACCCCCGCGCCAAGGTACTGGCCCGGCGGCGCCGTACGACCACGATGCTCTTCCTCGCCTTCACCGTCGGTGCCGTCGCCGCCGCAGTGGGTGGCGTGGCGCTGCTCTGGGTGCCCGCGGTCCCGGCCGCACTGCTGACGGTCTACATCGGCCAGATGCGCCGCCAGGAGCGCCGCCGGTACGAAGTGCGCCTGGACCAGCGACACGCCGCGGAGGCGGCGCGCCGGCTGCGTGCCCGGCCTGACCGCGGCCGCCCGGAGAGGGTACGCGCCGAACTGCCGGCCCCGCCCGTTCAGGAAGCGCCTCCCGTCCCGGCGGCCCCGGCGCCTTCGCCGCGTACCGCCGACCGGCGGGCGCTGGTCGAGCAGACGGACCACGCCGAGTGGGTCGACCAGCAGCGCGCCCAGCAGTCGGCCGACGACGGCTGGGACCCCGTACCCGTGCCGCTGCCGACCTACGTCACCGCCCCGGTCGCTCCGCGTACCACCGGCGGCGTGGACTTGGGCGCGCCCGACACCTGGAGCTCCGCCCGGTCGGGTACGACCCCGACCCCCGAGCCCACCGTGCCCCCGGCGGCCCCCACCGGCCGCCCGCGCCCGCGGACCGCCCGCACCCCGCTCTTCGACCAGTACGCCGACCCCGACCGGCCGCGTGCGGCCAACGAGTAG